From a single Photobacterium gaetbulicola Gung47 genomic region:
- a CDS encoding putative exopolysaccharide biosynthesis protein (COG0489,COG3206): MSIIENAFEKDGTNTTGKKVGKKPVNRQQSRSHNESSLSDKLASYQDRLAQKAKVVERKQAHIVPEHREPLKVENPDITLEQPEKISSTEQANVHETAVDEVANHPNETGKTTLSSVFNRGVSLLKRSKPQQAESLKTSHGNKRNTPSSPHHVRGDKHVSDGMMFIDLELFKNKGMVSHEDDLANPVITYEYRLIKQKILNNIQQLSQDKSPNSNLLMVTSVNPSEGKTFCAINMALSIASEKNHTILLVDANTHNPSLCKELGVENKIGMIDYLLGNVKDIGDVIYNTNIPNLKILPAGSEHHLSNELLSSVKMHNLAEELSHRYSDRVIIFDCPSLLGVVETVTISQWIGQAVIVVEHSITKLSDIEQGISELNEDLKIGFIVNKTISGTYSRYGYGYEKKISST; the protein is encoded by the coding sequence ATGAGTATTATCGAGAACGCATTCGAGAAAGATGGTACAAACACAACGGGTAAAAAAGTGGGCAAAAAGCCCGTTAACCGACAGCAATCGAGGTCGCATAACGAAAGCTCTTTATCGGATAAGTTAGCTAGTTACCAAGATCGATTAGCTCAAAAGGCAAAAGTGGTTGAAAGAAAGCAAGCACATATTGTTCCAGAGCATCGAGAGCCTTTGAAGGTAGAAAATCCAGATATAACGTTAGAGCAGCCGGAGAAAATTAGTTCAACAGAACAAGCGAATGTTCATGAAACAGCGGTTGATGAAGTAGCAAACCACCCCAATGAAACAGGTAAAACGACTCTTTCGTCTGTTTTCAATCGTGGTGTTTCGCTATTGAAACGATCAAAGCCTCAGCAAGCTGAATCGCTAAAAACGAGTCATGGTAACAAAAGGAATACCCCTAGCTCGCCGCATCATGTACGTGGAGATAAGCACGTATCAGACGGTATGATGTTTATTGACTTAGAATTGTTCAAAAATAAAGGTATGGTTTCTCATGAAGATGACTTAGCGAATCCTGTTATTACCTATGAATATCGTTTAATTAAACAGAAAATTTTGAACAATATACAGCAGTTGTCTCAGGATAAATCACCAAACTCTAACCTGCTGATGGTGACCAGTGTCAATCCTTCTGAAGGGAAGACATTTTGTGCTATTAACATGGCGTTGTCCATTGCGTCGGAAAAAAACCACACTATATTATTAGTAGATGCCAACACCCATAACCCCAGCTTGTGTAAGGAGTTAGGTGTTGAGAATAAAATTGGCATGATAGATTACCTTCTCGGTAATGTTAAAGATATTGGTGATGTTATATATAATACAAATATTCCAAATCTAAAAATCTTACCGGCAGGTTCAGAACATCATCTAAGCAATGAGCTGTTGTCTAGTGTGAAAATGCACAATTTGGCCGAAGAGTTATCTCATAGATACAGTGATAGGGTGATAATTTTTGATTGTCCATCATTGCTCGGTGTGGTTGAAACGGTAACCATTTCACAGTGGATAGGCCAGGCAGTGATTGTTGTTGAACACTCAATAACAAAGTTATCTGACATAGAGCAAGGAATTTCTGAGTTAAATGAAGATTTGAAAATTGGGTTTATTGTTAATAAGACAATAAGCGGAACTTATAGTCGATATGGATATGGCTATGAAAAAAAGATATCAAGTACTTAA
- a CDS encoding putative sugar transferase domain-containing protein (COG2148), with product MIMRKSKFHDLNISNATLIFADLVVLSLVFYFINIHNTSSSPNNQDIVKYLVISTQFIFFTIPTQLTILAVGLYNEKIRESFNGIVVRLSVALFLAYFFSFSLSLISSSEYLFSQTRETLYIAALSALIVTRFIAISCKYEQMGKRRVLLLGHGNRAKLINSTMRRATDRVNFEIVGYIKFPGDEVVDEGNIKQIELSVPLEKYIIEQNIDEVVIALDERRNNLPSDSLFYCKLHDIQITDVIDFIERETGQIAVNHIYPSFILYNDKSSDNLITSFLNWLFNTIIGLLILSVTWPLIIITIICIKLEDGLTAPVFYTQKRVGLKGKIFSICKFRSMVIDAEKNGEQMSGKSDNRITRVGRIIRKYRIDELPQLFNVFSGNMCFVGPRPERPQFTKQFEDTIPYYSHRHNVKPGLTGWAQLKYPYGDGLNDAREKLKFDLYYIKHRSLMLDILILIRTSEIVIFGKGR from the coding sequence ATGATTATGAGAAAATCAAAATTTCACGATCTAAATATAAGTAATGCAACATTAATTTTTGCAGATTTAGTGGTATTAAGTCTCGTATTTTACTTTATCAATATACATAACACATCTAGTTCGCCTAACAATCAAGACATCGTGAAATATCTGGTAATATCGACACAGTTTATATTTTTCACTATACCTACCCAGTTAACCATACTTGCTGTAGGACTATATAATGAAAAAATAAGAGAAAGCTTCAACGGCATCGTAGTCAGACTATCTGTTGCTCTTTTTCTAGCGTATTTCTTCTCCTTTTCACTATCACTTATCTCTTCTTCAGAGTATTTGTTCAGTCAAACTAGAGAAACATTATATATAGCAGCATTGTCTGCCCTAATCGTGACGCGTTTTATCGCAATAAGCTGTAAGTATGAGCAGATGGGTAAAAGACGAGTCTTACTACTTGGTCATGGCAACCGCGCCAAGTTAATCAATAGTACCATGCGCCGTGCAACGGACCGTGTGAACTTCGAAATTGTTGGTTATATAAAATTTCCAGGAGATGAAGTCGTTGACGAAGGTAATATAAAGCAAATTGAACTATCCGTGCCTTTAGAAAAATACATCATAGAGCAAAATATAGATGAAGTCGTAATTGCTTTAGATGAACGTCGCAATAACCTCCCCAGCGATAGTCTTTTCTACTGCAAACTGCATGACATTCAAATTACCGATGTCATTGATTTTATTGAACGTGAAACTGGGCAAATTGCTGTCAATCACATCTATCCATCGTTTATTCTTTACAATGACAAAAGCAGTGATAATTTGATCACTAGCTTCTTAAATTGGCTGTTCAATACCATTATCGGTTTGCTCATTTTGTCGGTCACTTGGCCGTTAATAATAATCACTATAATTTGCATTAAATTGGAGGATGGCCTTACCGCTCCCGTTTTTTACACTCAGAAACGAGTTGGACTTAAAGGGAAAATATTCTCCATTTGCAAATTTCGCAGCATGGTCATTGATGCGGAAAAGAATGGTGAACAAATGTCTGGAAAGTCTGACAATAGAATTACCCGTGTTGGGCGGATAATTAGAAAATACCGTATCGATGAACTGCCACAGTTATTTAATGTATTTAGCGGCAATATGTGCTTTGTTGGTCCACGACCAGAAAGGCCGCAATTCACTAAGCAGTTTGAAGATACGATTCCTTACTATTCTCACCGCCATAATGTAAAGCCAGGACTTACCGGCTGGGCACAACTCAAGTACCCCTATGGTGATGGCCTCAATGATGCGAGAGAGAAGTTAAAATTTGATCTTTATTACATCAAACACCGCAGTTTAATGCTAGACATTCTCATTCTTATCAGGACTTCTGAGATTGTCATTTTTGGTAAGGGACGTTGA
- a CDS encoding putative glycosyl transferase group 1 (COG0438), whose translation MKEPLLYLCHRIPFPPNKGDKITTYNILKFLSQYYDIHLGCFIDDKYDERYEQQVASFCASYTLIPISRSYSKIKGLTALISGDPITLPFYRRRSMQQWVNKTVEQYRINKAFIYSGCMAQYVMAPPHPLHTVMHFADIDSDKWRQYAQKSHGIMKAIYQREHKTLASYEKAVAQAFAVSCFVTQAETETFKAMLEPGIQGKILPLENGLDNDFFSPNAPIHLGEPYPLTEENYIVFTGAMDYWANADAVKWFVQHVWPQIYQAHHNAKLYLVGSSPGQEVQALATQPGVIVTGRVEDVRPYIKHAKAAIAPMQIARGVQNKMLEAMAMAKPIIVSSLTIEGMDECPSSNLVVSDNPTEIADWLINKLEQKPVDASELRQWIERRFCWEAKLSPLLNYLNQPC comes from the coding sequence ATGAAAGAGCCACTACTGTATCTTTGCCATCGTATCCCATTCCCGCCTAACAAGGGCGATAAAATCACGACATACAATATATTGAAGTTCCTCAGCCAGTATTATGATATCCACCTCGGCTGCTTTATCGACGATAAGTACGACGAACGGTATGAACAGCAGGTAGCTAGTTTCTGCGCCAGCTATACACTTATCCCAATATCAAGATCTTATAGCAAGATAAAAGGGTTAACCGCCCTAATAAGCGGTGATCCGATTACCCTGCCTTTTTATCGGCGTCGGTCGATGCAGCAATGGGTAAATAAGACAGTCGAACAATATCGTATTAACAAAGCTTTTATTTATTCTGGCTGTATGGCGCAATATGTTATGGCTCCCCCCCACCCGTTGCATACCGTTATGCACTTTGCCGATATCGACTCGGATAAATGGCGCCAATACGCGCAAAAAAGCCATGGGATAATGAAAGCGATTTATCAGCGTGAGCACAAAACCTTGGCCAGTTATGAAAAAGCGGTTGCGCAAGCTTTCGCCGTGAGCTGCTTCGTCACACAAGCAGAAACAGAGACGTTTAAAGCCATGCTAGAGCCGGGCATACAAGGGAAAATCCTGCCATTGGAAAATGGCTTAGATAACGACTTTTTTTCGCCAAATGCCCCCATTCACCTTGGAGAACCTTATCCCCTCACCGAGGAGAACTATATTGTGTTTACAGGCGCAATGGATTATTGGGCAAATGCAGACGCAGTTAAATGGTTCGTCCAGCATGTATGGCCCCAAATTTATCAGGCCCACCATAATGCCAAACTCTATCTCGTTGGGAGCAGCCCTGGTCAGGAGGTTCAGGCACTGGCTACTCAGCCCGGTGTCATCGTCACCGGTCGTGTCGAGGATGTCCGTCCTTACATAAAACACGCCAAAGCTGCAATTGCACCAATGCAAATCGCCCGTGGCGTCCAGAATAAAATGTTAGAAGCGATGGCGATGGCTAAACCCATTATCGTCTCGTCATTAACAATTGAAGGTATGGATGAGTGCCCATCGAGTAATCTTGTCGTTTCGGACAATCCCACTGAAATTGCCGATTGGCTAATCAACAAATTGGAACAAAAGCCAGTAGATGCATCAGAGCTGCGTCAATGGATTGAGCGACGTTTCTGCTGGGAAGCTAAGCTGAGCCCGTTACTCAATTATCTAAATCAGCCATGCTGA
- a CDS encoding hypothetical protein (COG1215): MSRNIQICVFAYNLERTIEKSLTNLITSCAEYTPDIYVMINGCRDNTYSIVSKLANDNPRIHPIDIALGDKSNAWNTFIFQYYDKSSLAIFADGDLLFEANAVKNLIDYHQRYPQYNAISSFPCAYGRSSQQWRYNLLKEHQFTGALYLLSPRFANLLIEQGVKLPVGLIGDDSMLGYLSATDICSGTDLPKQRIGVCSSAVFIYESLNPFNWQDCKLYLRRRLRYSLRYFQQLSIVGNLKQHGIQAMPVMAIEGTVAPFCKIRWLSSNLFFDLISKVMIDRQRKKIIKT, translated from the coding sequence ATGTCACGAAATATACAGATATGCGTTTTTGCTTATAATTTAGAGAGAACCATCGAAAAGAGCCTGACCAATCTGATCACAAGTTGCGCAGAATACACGCCTGATATCTATGTCATGATTAATGGTTGCCGTGACAACACATACTCTATTGTTTCTAAGCTCGCTAATGACAATCCTCGTATCCATCCAATTGATATCGCTTTAGGTGATAAATCGAATGCATGGAATACCTTTATCTTTCAATATTATGATAAATCATCCCTGGCAATATTTGCTGATGGTGATCTTTTGTTTGAAGCCAATGCGGTAAAGAACCTTATCGATTACCATCAGCGTTACCCCCAGTACAATGCAATCTCAAGCTTCCCCTGTGCTTATGGCAGAAGTAGCCAACAATGGCGATACAATCTTTTGAAAGAACATCAGTTTACAGGAGCGTTATACCTGTTATCCCCCCGGTTTGCGAACCTTCTCATCGAGCAAGGAGTTAAACTGCCTGTAGGGCTAATTGGTGACGACAGCATGTTAGGGTATCTCTCTGCGACCGATATTTGTAGTGGGACTGATTTGCCTAAACAAAGGATCGGCGTGTGTTCAAGTGCTGTCTTCATCTATGAATCTTTGAACCCTTTTAATTGGCAGGATTGTAAACTGTACCTGCGGCGCAGGCTTCGCTATTCACTGCGCTATTTCCAGCAGCTTTCCATTGTTGGTAACCTCAAGCAGCATGGCATACAGGCCATGCCTGTTATGGCTATTGAAGGTACTGTGGCACCATTTTGCAAAATCCGTTGGCTTAGCAGTAATCTTTTTTTTGATCTTATTTCTAAAGTTATGATTGATAGGCAACGCAAGAAAATTATCAAAACATAA
- a CDS encoding polysaccharide deacetylase (COG0726) — MADLSNSPQKAITNAMTIDVEDYFHVAALSSVITRDQWGGKYPLRVEASTQRILQILDNHNVKATFFVLGWVAENCPQLIRAIAAEGHEIASHGFAHQPANTQSQDAFHIDVARSKNILEALTGKPVYGYRAPSFSIDHSNPWAFEVLQQLGFVYSSSTYPVKHDHYGVPDWPRFKYQRPEGITEIPIPTLTKFGKNIPIGGGGYFRFYPYTLSRYLIRSFQQQTGQPYSFYFHPWEIDPGQPKVTNISQKSRFRHYLNLNRMEQRLNRLLQDFKWNSMNTVYQLHGHESNAESDSTEINTERTPIMG; from the coding sequence ATGGCAGATTTGTCTAACTCTCCACAAAAAGCTATTACAAATGCCATGACGATAGATGTCGAAGACTATTTCCATGTTGCCGCGCTTTCATCTGTGATTACACGCGATCAATGGGGTGGAAAATACCCCCTCCGCGTTGAGGCCAGCACACAACGTATATTACAGATCCTCGATAACCATAACGTAAAAGCCACTTTTTTCGTCCTGGGCTGGGTGGCAGAGAACTGCCCACAGTTGATCAGGGCTATTGCTGCGGAAGGCCATGAAATTGCCAGCCATGGTTTTGCCCACCAGCCTGCCAATACACAGAGCCAGGATGCCTTTCATATAGACGTTGCACGGTCCAAAAACATTTTAGAGGCGCTGACCGGCAAGCCGGTTTATGGCTATCGAGCTCCTAGTTTTTCCATTGACCATTCCAACCCTTGGGCATTCGAAGTACTGCAACAGTTAGGCTTTGTCTATTCGAGCAGTACTTACCCCGTTAAACATGATCACTATGGTGTACCTGACTGGCCGCGCTTCAAATATCAACGTCCCGAAGGTATCACGGAAATTCCGATCCCAACACTGACTAAGTTCGGCAAAAATATTCCAATTGGCGGAGGCGGTTATTTCCGCTTTTACCCCTATACGTTAAGTCGCTACCTTATCCGTTCATTCCAGCAGCAGACTGGTCAACCTTATAGTTTCTACTTTCATCCCTGGGAAATCGATCCCGGCCAGCCCAAGGTTACCAATATTTCACAAAAGTCTCGGTTTCGGCACTATCTAAACCTCAACCGAATGGAACAACGGCTCAATCGCTTATTGCAAGATTTTAAATGGAATTCGATGAACACTGTTTATCAACTACACGGGCATGAAAGCAATGCAGAATCTGACAGTACGGAAATTAACACCGAACGAACACCAATTATGGGATAA
- a CDS encoding polysaccharide biosynthesis/export protein (COG1596), translated as MWCRVMHRLVRSEGILSMNKCGLVKSRFLVCVALLSGSLIGCSSSNLSSLPAATTHASLTKNINDYNYLIGPGDDLTVFVWGNSEITGSYTVRPDGMISTSLVEDIQASGRTPTDLARSIEAHLAEYIRDPIVTVMVADFVGPYSEQVRIIGEASQPQAISYRENMTLLDVMVAVGGLTEYADGNDARLIRVVNSQQKEYLLKIGDLVRDGDIRANVDILPGDIIIIPESWF; from the coding sequence ATGTGGTGCCGTGTAATGCATCGATTGGTAAGGTCGGAAGGGATACTGAGTATGAACAAATGTGGATTGGTTAAATCGCGTTTTCTTGTTTGTGTAGCTTTATTATCAGGGAGCTTGATAGGATGTTCATCGAGCAATCTATCATCATTGCCAGCAGCAACAACACATGCATCTTTGACTAAAAACATCAATGATTATAACTACTTAATTGGTCCAGGAGATGACCTGACAGTATTCGTTTGGGGGAATTCTGAAATAACAGGTAGCTATACAGTACGTCCGGATGGAATGATTTCAACATCTTTGGTCGAAGATATTCAGGCATCTGGTCGGACGCCTACTGATTTAGCACGAAGTATAGAAGCGCATTTGGCTGAGTACATACGCGATCCTATAGTGACGGTTATGGTTGCCGACTTTGTTGGGCCATACAGCGAACAGGTACGAATTATTGGTGAAGCATCACAGCCACAAGCAATCAGCTATCGTGAGAATATGACCTTGCTTGATGTGATGGTGGCAGTCGGTGGATTAACGGAATATGCAGACGGTAATGATGCTAGGCTAATTCGAGTAGTAAACAGTCAACAAAAAGAATATTTATTAAAAATTGGTGACTTAGTCAGAGACGGAGATATCCGAGCTAATGTCGATATTTTGCCGGGTGATATCATTATTATTCCGGAGTCTTGGTTCTAA
- a CDS encoding putative lipopolysaccharide biosynthesis (COG0489,COG3206), which translates to MKEQLELLQQYLQGIWFKRYLVIMSMWILCLVGWTAITLLPNEYTSEARVYADTRTILKPLLRGIAINNDPTKELQLMVKTLLSRRNLETIARYTEADLKVDTTSEYDDLLDDLKTNITIRSAGEENLFTISYFGTDPKYVKDVVQAALDVFVENAVGHKKEDTKNANEFLASQLAVYEERLLKSESELAEFKRLNSGYVSGSEQSYSLKSESLKYEIEETRLQRKEALSALASARRQLKDEARLNYTQLSSIKTEFDIRLETLQARLDQLLFRFTDKHPDVKETRRQIDTLMEQRTSLISGGRVSQPDTPMLQEMKMNISHIENKVASLTAREAILADKLQEVNSKLLNLPKIEAQLTSLMRNYEVTKEQYHQLLERRESALISQDVDAKSDQISFKIIDPPLLPRLPSGPNRPLLLSMVLILSAGVGVSLAFAISQVWPVVYSSNQLVRQIEMPVYGEVTTIGLSGSNDYMRSQITNVVFHGLLILILFIVFYIINSLSVIQFLLLKLKELL; encoded by the coding sequence ATGAAGGAGCAACTCGAATTATTGCAGCAGTACCTTCAAGGTATTTGGTTTAAACGTTATTTGGTAATAATGTCGATGTGGATCCTGTGCCTGGTTGGCTGGACCGCAATCACATTATTACCGAACGAATATACGTCTGAAGCTCGCGTATACGCAGATACACGAACAATTCTAAAACCGTTATTAAGAGGTATTGCAATCAATAATGATCCAACTAAAGAGCTACAACTGATGGTAAAGACTTTGCTGAGTCGTAGAAACCTTGAAACGATAGCCAGGTATACTGAGGCTGATCTCAAGGTTGATACGACCAGTGAATATGACGACTTGCTTGACGATCTAAAAACGAATATCACTATTCGTTCAGCAGGTGAGGAAAATTTATTTACTATTAGCTACTTCGGTACTGATCCGAAATATGTCAAGGATGTAGTTCAAGCTGCACTTGATGTATTTGTTGAAAATGCCGTCGGACACAAAAAAGAAGATACTAAAAATGCCAATGAATTCTTGGCCTCGCAGCTTGCAGTTTACGAGGAACGCCTGCTGAAGTCGGAAAGCGAGCTTGCTGAGTTTAAGCGCTTGAACTCTGGTTATGTCAGTGGCTCTGAGCAGAGTTATTCACTGAAGTCAGAAAGTCTTAAGTATGAGATTGAAGAAACGCGCTTACAGCGTAAGGAGGCACTGTCAGCTTTGGCGTCGGCCAGGCGGCAGCTCAAAGATGAGGCAAGATTGAATTATACCCAGCTATCATCGATAAAAACCGAGTTCGATATTCGACTTGAAACGTTACAAGCTAGGTTGGATCAATTGCTGTTTCGTTTTACAGACAAACACCCTGATGTCAAGGAAACTCGGCGGCAAATCGATACCCTTATGGAACAGCGTACATCCTTGATCAGTGGTGGTCGGGTATCACAACCGGATACGCCGATGCTGCAAGAAATGAAAATGAACATTAGCCATATTGAAAACAAGGTGGCTTCATTGACTGCCCGCGAGGCGATATTAGCTGATAAGTTGCAGGAGGTTAACAGCAAGCTTTTGAATTTGCCGAAAATAGAAGCACAATTGACCAGTTTAATGCGAAATTATGAAGTAACGAAAGAGCAATATCACCAGCTACTAGAAAGACGAGAATCTGCGCTGATATCACAAGATGTAGATGCCAAGTCAGATCAAATTTCGTTCAAAATTATTGATCCGCCATTGCTACCTCGACTACCTTCTGGTCCGAATCGACCATTGTTATTGTCAATGGTACTGATTTTATCAGCTGGTGTCGGTGTATCGCTCGCGTTTGCTATTAGCCAAGTATGGCCAGTTGTTTACTCCTCCAATCAGTTAGTGAGGCAAATTGAGATGCCAGTTTACGGAGAAGTAACGACTATCGGGTTATCTGGGTCTAACGATTACATGCGTAGTCAGATTACCAATGTTGTGTTTCACGGCCTATTAATTCTAATTTTATTTATTGTATTTTACATCATTAATAGTCTGTCAGTTATCCAGTTCCTATTACTGAAATTGAAGGAGCTATTATGA
- a CDS encoding putative general secretion pathway protein A (COG3267) — translation MYESYFGLDDKPFKLTPDPRFYYASPHHKKAMSYLHYGFERGDGFVVVTGPSGSGKSLIARNLLTTLDNTIAVAQLSTASLASYDLISLVALCYELPVEGMHKPEILKRLESFFHHLHQQDKRALVIIDEAQHLTPERLEELRILSNFQVDNVPLVQVLLFGQNELETMIRLPEMEQFRQRIIASCQLKPLNIKEVKEYIECRLTAAGWQGMPVLEPDIYPIIEQQTSGLPRKINLLMERVLLFSFLSEIQCINKGVIKEVLLDMRSELSSPQEIDIEPENQSVDYDELDFNDSSATMRQTQSHPHHDLQRRDQQISAADKITDQEIDRISGSINSNLANGERSYKSDTSEMQAGRVTNRSIEQELDSLSAKQNDIHADVEKVLRTLDLVSDVLDKVIVRKLATMQHFDKMIIKKRRQAAMVNKHEQSEESIFDDVNVNKP, via the coding sequence ATGTACGAATCCTATTTTGGCCTTGATGATAAACCTTTCAAGCTTACTCCTGATCCGCGTTTTTATTATGCAAGCCCGCATCATAAAAAAGCGATGTCGTATTTGCATTATGGGTTTGAGCGAGGCGATGGGTTTGTTGTTGTCACCGGTCCATCAGGTTCAGGCAAGAGTTTAATTGCTAGAAATTTACTAACCACACTGGACAACACGATAGCGGTTGCACAGTTAAGCACGGCTTCTTTGGCTTCATATGATCTGATCAGTTTGGTTGCGCTGTGTTATGAGTTACCTGTAGAAGGTATGCACAAGCCTGAAATACTGAAGCGCCTTGAAAGTTTTTTTCACCATTTGCATCAGCAAGATAAACGCGCACTTGTCATTATTGATGAGGCTCAACATCTAACACCAGAACGCCTGGAAGAACTGCGGATACTTTCAAATTTTCAAGTTGATAATGTTCCATTGGTACAGGTTTTACTGTTTGGTCAGAATGAACTTGAGACGATGATCCGTCTACCGGAAATGGAACAGTTTCGGCAGAGAATTATTGCTTCTTGTCAGCTGAAACCTCTCAATATCAAAGAGGTTAAAGAGTATATCGAATGTCGGCTTACTGCAGCAGGCTGGCAAGGGATGCCAGTTCTAGAGCCTGACATTTACCCCATTATTGAACAGCAAACTTCTGGTTTACCGAGAAAAATTAATTTGCTGATGGAAAGAGTACTGTTGTTTTCGTTTTTGAGTGAAATACAATGCATAAATAAAGGTGTTATAAAAGAAGTGCTCTTGGATATGAGAAGTGAGCTTTCATCACCTCAAGAGATTGACATAGAACCTGAAAATCAATCTGTTGATTATGATGAACTGGATTTCAATGATTCATCAGCCACAATGAGACAAACTCAGTCACATCCACATCATGATTTACAGCGGCGTGATCAACAGATAAGCGCAGCCGATAAGATCACTGACCAAGAGATAGATAGGATATCTGGTTCGATCAACTCGAATTTAGCCAACGGTGAGCGTTCATATAAATCGGATACATCAGAGATGCAGGCAGGTAGGGTGACTAACAGAAGTATTGAACAGGAGTTAGACTCTCTTTCAGCAAAACAAAACGACATACATGCTGATGTTGAAAAGGTGCTAAGAACTCTGGATTTAGTGAGCGATGTTTTGGATAAAGTCATTGTTAGAAAGCTCGCGACGATGCAACATTTTGATAAGATGATTATCAAAAAACGGCGTCAGGCTGCGATGGTTAACAAGCATGAACAGTCAGAAGAAAGCATTTTCGATGACGTTAATGTCAACAAGCCCTAA
- a CDS encoding putative eight transmembrane protein EpsH (COG0817), with protein sequence MLMLLPIIGWGLVYNQAFLDMISIWGASKTYEHGFLIIPICLWIAWLQRHQFMTQPQSIAWLPIFLLPLPNLLWLIGYAADIALFEHVAAVTSFQLILWAMLGTPRAKVMWFPICYLVFCIPFGEQLIAPLQQITANLAIFFLQLANIPALHEGLSITIPNGHFFVAEACSGIRFLISSLALGCLFAYFQFTKVWKRLAFIGFSFIFPIIANGIRAAGIIMIGYYTDMAHATGADHLIYGWVFFSIIIFCIFLVANRFADPLPTPGKRSAPIPVINVPATKAVGLTTVLLLSFALWGKNITLSEEDILATPPMIDDSHPAKDTTWGITFPHASKTLLATNPVTDTYYYTARYSLWQPKGELISSENALFDKDVWSINHSAPLVLDPQTQANSLSLISKTGAEIQIVYWYCINTFCSNDPITIKLVKAGLLIIGERGHADVFAIASPDAKLAEQHARKWLAVTNANP encoded by the coding sequence ATGTTGATGCTACTGCCTATCATCGGCTGGGGCCTAGTCTATAATCAAGCTTTTTTAGATATGATTTCAATTTGGGGGGCATCAAAAACCTATGAACATGGATTCCTGATAATTCCTATCTGCCTTTGGATTGCCTGGCTGCAGCGTCATCAATTTATGACTCAGCCGCAAAGCATCGCCTGGCTGCCCATATTTTTGCTACCTTTGCCCAATTTGTTATGGTTAATCGGGTATGCCGCCGACATTGCATTATTTGAGCATGTCGCTGCTGTCACCAGTTTCCAGCTGATACTCTGGGCCATGTTAGGAACACCCCGTGCAAAAGTCATGTGGTTCCCAATTTGCTATCTCGTTTTTTGCATCCCGTTTGGCGAACAACTGATAGCCCCGCTGCAACAAATCACTGCAAACCTCGCGATCTTTTTCCTGCAGCTGGCAAACATTCCAGCTCTTCATGAAGGCTTGTCGATTACAATTCCTAATGGTCATTTCTTTGTCGCTGAAGCCTGCTCCGGCATTCGCTTTCTTATCTCCAGCCTGGCGTTAGGTTGCCTCTTTGCCTATTTCCAGTTTACTAAAGTGTGGAAGCGCCTTGCCTTTATTGGCTTTTCTTTCATCTTTCCGATCATCGCTAATGGTATCCGCGCCGCCGGGATTATTATGATCGGGTACTATACGGATATGGCGCATGCCACCGGTGCCGATCACCTTATTTACGGCTGGGTATTTTTCAGCATCATTATTTTCTGTATCTTTCTGGTGGCCAACCGCTTCGCAGACCCCTTGCCTACTCCGGGTAAACGTTCCGCGCCAATTCCCGTTATTAATGTCCCCGCAACCAAAGCGGTTGGGCTAACCACTGTCCTTCTGTTGTCATTTGCTTTGTGGGGAAAAAACATCACGCTATCAGAAGAGGATATTCTTGCCACTCCTCCCATGATTGATGACAGCCACCCAGCCAAGGATACAACATGGGGGATCACCTTCCCGCATGCATCAAAAACACTATTGGCGACGAATCCTGTCACAGACACCTATTACTACACGGCGCGTTATTCCCTTTGGCAACCAAAAGGGGAGCTTATCAGTAGCGAAAACGCACTGTTTGACAAAGATGTTTGGTCCATTAATCACAGTGCGCCTTTAGTGCTTGACCCCCAAACACAGGCAAACAGCCTTTCATTGATCAGTAAGACCGGCGCAGAGATACAAATCGTCTATTGGTACTGCATTAATACGTTTTGTAGTAACGATCCAATCACCATCAAACTAGTCAAAGCCGGATTACTGATTATTGGCGAACGAGGCCATGCTGATGTATTCGCCATAGCGAGCCCTGACGCCAAGCTCGCGGAACAGCATGCGAGGAAATGGCTCGCAGTAACTAACGCTAATCCATAA